The following DNA comes from Candidatus Peregrinibacteria bacterium.
CTGCAAAGTATCTGCGCAAAAAACCACCCCAAAAAGATGCTCAAAAGAATTCCATAAAAAAGCATGGAGAATAGGTTATTGTGACTGATAATATTCCATATCTTTACGAGAGATAGGAGAATGATTTCCCCACTTCCATTTCTTTGCTCTGGTGATGCGAATGAGTATATTTGATAAAAAATATACCATCCCGTAAGAAAGAGGGAGAGAAACGATGGGATAAAGCCAAATCGAAAAAGTTCCTGTCGATGAAAAACAGTAATGTTCCAAGCTTCAGCAACGATTTTTTTGGGAGATTTCAGAAAAATATGAGAAATTTTATTTTCATCATAAAAAAAAGTAGGGGAAAGTCAATTGAGTTGCGAAAGAGAAAGGGGTTTGAAACAATGTTCAGTGCACTATGGAATGGAATTTTTTCTTTCGGCGACACCTCGAAAACGGAGAGTATGTTCTGTTTGTCGCACATAAGCACTGGATTGAGATTTTTCCAAAAGCAATAAAGACGGCTGTATTCGGTTTTTTGGTGCCGTGGACGGCATGGTTTTTTTTTCCTGCTTTCTTCTGGGGAGCAGTGATTTGGACGATTCTTTTTTGGTGTTGGTTTTTTTATCATTTTGCTGATTGGTACTTTGATGCTTGGGTTGCAACAAATATGTCACTTATTGATATAGAATGGCGTGGAATTTTTCATCACCTCAGTTCTCGTATTCCTTACTCTGAAGTGCGCGAAGTATCTTGGGAAGTAAATGGGTTTTTCGGAACCATACTTGGATTTGGAGATGCCTCTGTTTCCATGACTACCGGAGGGAAAGTGGCTCTTCATAATATTGCTCGTCCCAAACGAGTAGAACTCCAGATTCTTCAAATTCGAGATCAATTTTTATCAGAACAACGCATGGTTGAGTCCGAGGCACTCAAAGGACTTTTGGCGAGTATGGTGGCTTCTCATGTCTCTGAACAAAGAACCTCTTCTTTATGATTCTTGGTATTGTTGGAATGATTGGTTCAGGAAAAAGTACCTATGCAAGGCAATATAATGCCGAACACTTCTCTGGAAAAGCAAAAATTTGTGAGGCAGATAGTATTGGTCACGAAATTCTGAAGAATACTCTTTTTCAGAATCGTCTTCGAAATCAGTTTGGGAATGATATTTTTTCTTCTCTCGGAAATATCGATCGAAATGTATTACGAGAAAAAGCGTGTAGAAGCGCTTCTGCCCTTTCTGATTTAGAGAAAATTGTGCATCCTCTTCTTAAAAAAGAACTCCTTCATATACTTAGACCGTATCGTAAAACAGAAGACGTGCTTTTTATGGTTGTGGCGCTCCCTTTTTCATTGGGTCTTTTTGAATATTTTGATGAATATATTTCTCTTTCTGTTGAAAAGGAAGAGGCATGGATTCGCATTCAGAATCGATCTCCAAATATTTCTCGAAAACAATTTGAAGTATTTTGGAAACGACAAGAGAGGGAATATTCTTTGAGCGATAATTCAAAAAATGAGGGGATTTTTCCCCTCATTTAAGACACAAAAGATTATTTCGTTGTTCTTTATTTTATTCCGCGCTCTTCTCGGATCTTCTCTTCTACATTTTTTGGAACCTTCTCATAATGAGAAAATTCCATGGAGTAGTTAGCACGCCCCTGTGTCATAGAGCGAACATCTGTAGCATAGCCAAACATTTCTGCGAGCGGCACTTTTGCACGAACAACCTTTGCTGTTCCGCGATCGGTCATTTCGTTAATTTGTCCACGTCGAGAATTAATATTTCCCATAACATCTCCCATATATTCTTCGGGAGTCACCACCTCTACCGCCATGATTGGTTCAAGCAAAATGGGACTCGCTATTTTTGCCGCCTTTTGGAAAGCGAGTGATCCAGCTGCCTTAAACGAAAATTCAGACGAGTCGACATCGTGGTAACTTCCATCAGTAAGTTGAACGAGAACATCCACAACAGGGTATCCTGCCACAATTCCACGGGTCATTGCCTCCTTTACTCCCTTATCAACCGCTGGAATAAACTCTTTTGGAATACGTCCTCCCACCACTTTATCTTGAAATTCATATCCCTTCCCTGCTTCTTGTGGGGCAATAGTGATGAGAACGTGACCATACTGTCCGCGTCCTCCCGTTTGCTTTGCATATTTTTCTTCCACACTGACTTCTTTTTGAATTGTTTCTCGGTAAGCAACTTGTGGTTTTCCTACATTTGCTTCCACTTTAAACTCGCGACGA
Coding sequences within:
- the coaE gene encoding dephospho-CoA kinase (Dephospho-CoA kinase (CoaE) performs the final step in coenzyme A biosynthesis.), which translates into the protein MILGIVGMIGSGKSTYARQYNAEHFSGKAKICEADSIGHEILKNTLFQNRLRNQFGNDIFSSLGNIDRNVLREKACRSASALSDLEKIVHPLLKKELLHILRPYRKTEDVLFMVVALPFSLGLFEYFDEYISLSVEKEEAWIRIQNRSPNISRKQFEVFWKRQEREYSLSDNSKNEGIFPLI